The Terriglobia bacterium genome has a segment encoding these proteins:
- a CDS encoding cell division protein ZapA, which yields MSAMDMEDARPTPVTIFGRTYHLRGEGDPGYLAELAAEVDRRMNEVADATGTADTLKVAILAALNIADERFQASRARTPQLDGEDEARLDRLVALLDEVLGE from the coding sequence GTGAGCGCGATGGACATGGAGGACGCCCGGCCGACGCCGGTGACGATCTTCGGCCGGACGTACCACCTCCGCGGCGAGGGCGACCCCGGGTACCTCGCCGAACTAGCGGCGGAAGTCGACCGGAGGATGAACGAGGTCGCCGACGCCACCGGCACGGCGGACACCTTGAAGGTCGCCATCCTTGCCGCGCTGAACATCGCGGACGAGAGGTTTCAGGCCAGCCGGGCGAGGACCCCGCAATTGGACGGGGAGGACGAAGCCCGGCTGGACCGGCTGGTGGCCCTGCTGGACGAGGTTCTCGGCGAGTAG
- the rny gene encoding ribonuclease Y produces MLFQSGFTLPFLAGLAGGVALLALAAWTARRIVGRGRDAARALLDEARQEAESKAREVQVGAQEKALALEEEADRRERDLDAREAAAESRSREVEGEAATLERQRRDLARRQSALARNEQAVQESLDGARAELERARLAIERAAGLTAVEARAELVASIEEEGRREGARLARRIEDEAREGAEREALGLIVRATERTNLREAVESTVSFIELPSDEMKGRIIGREGRNIRALEMATGIDVIVDDTPRAILISSFDPVRREVARVAIERLIEDGRIHPARIEEVVAKVRTEIETLSEEAGTQAAFNLGISDPHPRLARLVGRLKYRTHHGHNLMQHCTEVALIAGHMAAEVGGRVEVVRRAGLLHEIGRVDEAATGHTVLASADLAAKYGESEEVVHAIQSLHPDAEAITLEALLLRIANRVSDNRPGARKENLELFIERLRRLETIALGFPGVVQAYAVKAGKDLRVIVDTRDVSDEGAYALSKDIARAIEKDVTYSGQIRVSVVRETRSVQFAV; encoded by the coding sequence GTGCTTTTCCAATCGGGTTTCACTCTTCCGTTCCTCGCGGGGCTCGCGGGCGGCGTCGCGCTGCTCGCCCTGGCGGCCTGGACGGCGAGACGGATCGTCGGCCGGGGGCGGGACGCTGCCCGGGCCCTCCTCGACGAGGCGCGCCAGGAAGCCGAGAGCAAGGCTCGGGAGGTCCAGGTCGGCGCCCAGGAGAAGGCGCTCGCGCTCGAGGAGGAGGCCGATCGGCGAGAGCGCGACCTGGACGCCCGGGAGGCGGCGGCCGAGTCCCGCTCGCGGGAGGTGGAGGGCGAGGCGGCGACCCTCGAACGGCAGCGGCGCGACCTCGCGCGCCGGCAGTCCGCGCTGGCGCGGAACGAGCAGGCGGTCCAGGAATCGCTGGACGGTGCCCGGGCCGAGCTGGAGCGCGCGCGCCTGGCCATCGAGCGGGCCGCCGGGCTCACGGCGGTGGAGGCGCGGGCGGAGCTCGTCGCGTCGATCGAGGAGGAAGGCCGCAGGGAAGGGGCGCGCCTCGCTCGACGGATCGAGGACGAGGCCCGGGAGGGGGCCGAGCGCGAAGCGCTCGGCCTCATCGTCCGCGCCACGGAGCGGACCAACCTCCGCGAGGCGGTGGAGAGCACGGTCAGCTTCATCGAGCTCCCGAGCGACGAGATGAAGGGCCGGATCATCGGCCGCGAGGGGCGGAATATCCGCGCGCTCGAGATGGCCACCGGCATCGACGTGATCGTCGACGACACGCCGCGAGCGATCCTCATCTCCTCCTTCGACCCGGTCCGCCGTGAAGTGGCCCGCGTCGCGATCGAGCGGCTGATCGAGGACGGTCGGATCCACCCGGCACGGATCGAGGAAGTCGTGGCGAAGGTCCGGACGGAGATCGAGACCTTGAGCGAAGAGGCCGGCACCCAGGCGGCGTTCAATCTGGGCATCTCCGATCCCCATCCACGCCTCGCCCGGCTCGTCGGACGCCTCAAGTACCGGACCCATCACGGCCACAACCTCATGCAGCACTGCACCGAGGTCGCCCTCATCGCCGGGCACATGGCTGCGGAGGTCGGCGGGCGGGTCGAAGTGGTCCGACGGGCCGGCCTCCTGCACGAGATCGGTCGCGTGGACGAGGCCGCAACGGGCCACACCGTTCTCGCGTCCGCCGACCTCGCGGCGAAGTACGGCGAAAGCGAGGAGGTGGTCCACGCCATCCAGAGCCTGCACCCCGATGCCGAGGCGATCACCCTCGAGGCCCTCCTCCTCCGGATCGCCAACCGGGTCTCGGACAATCGCCCGGGGGCCCGAAAGGAGAATCTGGAGCTGTTCATCGAGCGGCTGCGCCGCCTCGAGACCATCGCGCTCGGCTTCCCCGGGGTTGTGCAGGCCTACGCGGTCAAGGCGGGGAAGGACCTGAGGGTCATCGTGGACACCCGCGACGTGAGCGACGAGGGTGCCTATGCCCTCTCGAAGGACATCGCCCGAGCCATCGAGAAGGACGTCACCTACTCCGGTCAGATCCGGGTGAGCGTGGTCCGCGAGACCCGCTCGGTGCAGTTCGCGGTCTGA
- a CDS encoding TIGR00282 family metallophosphoesterase, whose translation MRILFVGDVVGLPGRRVLRSGLAALRGKLRPDLVVANGENSAGGNGLTPTTADELFRSGCDVVTTGNHVWDRREIAPYLAAHERLLRPANYPVGVPGRGAVVVTALDGTPVLVANLMGRVYMPAVDDPFRAADALIEDLAGRARVRLIDFHAEATSEKIAFCWYVDGRVSAVVGTHTHVATADERVLPGGTACITDVGMTGPHDSVIGVEKAEVLERFLTQRPVRFSTARDDARIQAVLIEVSPSDGRASSIRRVQFREGDRDEVR comes from the coding sequence TTGAGGATCCTGTTCGTCGGCGACGTCGTGGGGCTTCCGGGAAGACGGGTGCTCCGCTCCGGGCTCGCGGCGCTTCGCGGCAAGCTGCGCCCCGATCTCGTGGTTGCCAACGGGGAGAACAGCGCCGGGGGCAACGGTCTCACCCCGACCACCGCCGATGAGCTGTTCCGCTCGGGATGCGACGTGGTGACCACCGGGAACCACGTCTGGGACCGCAGGGAGATCGCGCCGTATCTCGCCGCCCACGAGCGCCTCCTGAGGCCGGCGAACTACCCCGTCGGAGTTCCCGGCCGCGGCGCCGTCGTGGTCACGGCCCTGGACGGCACGCCGGTGCTCGTCGCCAACCTCATGGGGCGCGTCTACATGCCCGCCGTGGACGACCCGTTCCGCGCGGCGGACGCGCTCATCGAGGACCTCGCGGGCCGCGCGCGGGTTCGCCTGATCGATTTCCACGCCGAGGCCACCAGCGAGAAGATCGCGTTTTGCTGGTACGTGGACGGGCGGGTCTCGGCGGTGGTGGGCACCCACACCCATGTCGCGACGGCGGACGAGCGCGTGCTTCCCGGCGGCACCGCCTGCATCACGGACGTCGGGATGACGGGCCCGCACGATTCCGTGATCGGGGTCGAGAAGGCGGAGGTGCTCGAGCGTTTTCTCACCCAGAGGCCCGTCCGCTTCTCCACCGCGCGCGACGACGCGCGCATCCAGGCGGTGCTCATCGAGGTCTCCCCGTCGGATGGCCGCGCGAGCTCGATTCGGCGCGTCCAGTTCCGCGAGGGGGATCGGGACGAGGTGCGATGA